From Flavipsychrobacter sp., a single genomic window includes:
- a CDS encoding nucleotidyltransferase family protein, translating into MKQNTEKHILFQDQSVYDALIKLNDLKLNPILLIVDGDRTLIGSLTDGDLRRGFIKGLTFDDPIIDYLQKDPLFIYEDELQSADINGLRKKNFLIVPVVNRMKQVVKVLNLTLLESVVPADVFIMAGGKGSRLMPLTKDTPKPMLHVGDKPIMEHNIDRLIKYGIKNIYLSVNYLADKIEDYFKDGSDKGISIKYVHEDKPLGTLGSVKLVESLEHDYVMVMNSDLLTDIDYNGFFQTFIKSGADMAVATTSYEVTVPYGVMEVDNGNMVNALKEKPSYTYYSNAGIYIIKKELLSLVPHNEFYNVTDLMDELIAKGKKLVSFPILGYWLDIGKHNDFEKAQEDVKSLAL; encoded by the coding sequence ATGAAACAAAACACAGAGAAACACATTCTATTTCAAGACCAGTCAGTTTATGACGCTCTTATTAAATTGAATGATTTAAAGCTAAATCCAATTCTATTAATTGTAGACGGAGATAGAACACTTATAGGTTCATTAACTGATGGTGACTTGCGTAGAGGGTTTATAAAAGGATTAACCTTTGATGACCCAATAATAGATTATCTACAAAAAGATCCCCTTTTTATATACGAAGACGAGCTACAATCGGCAGATATAAACGGTCTTAGAAAGAAGAACTTCTTGATAGTACCTGTTGTGAACCGAATGAAACAAGTAGTAAAGGTGCTTAACCTTACTTTGCTGGAGTCGGTTGTGCCTGCAGATGTATTTATAATGGCAGGTGGCAAGGGTAGCAGATTAATGCCTTTAACTAAGGATACGCCTAAGCCAATGCTACATGTAGGTGATAAACCTATCATGGAGCATAACATTGACCGCCTTATTAAATATGGCATTAAAAACATATATCTAAGTGTAAACTATTTGGCAGATAAGATTGAAGATTACTTCAAAGATGGTTCTGACAAGGGTATATCAATCAAATATGTACATGAAGATAAACCACTAGGTACATTAGGTTCGGTAAAGTTGGTGGAGTCTTTAGAGCATGATTATGTGATGGTGATGAACTCTGACTTGCTAACAGATATTGATTACAATGGTTTTTTTCAAACGTTTATCAAATCAGGAGCAGATATGGCAGTTGCAACAACTAGCTATGAAGTAACTGTTCCTTATGGTGTTATGGAAGTTGATAATGGTAATATGGTAAATGCGCTTAAAGAAAAGCCTTCTTACACCTACTATTCTAACGCAGGTATCTATATCATTAAAAAGGAATTATTATCACTGGTTCCTCACAATGAGTTCTATAATGTAACTGATCTTATGGATGAGCTAATTGCTAAAGGTAAAAAGCTGGTTTCCTTCCCGATATTAGGTTATTGGTTAGATATAGGTAAACATAACGACTTTGAAAAAGCACAAGAAGATGTAAAAAGCCTTGCATTATAG
- a CDS encoding SDR family NAD(P)-dependent oxidoreductase, whose product MELKDSRVLVIGGAGFIGGFVVREILKHDVKEVIIYDNFTRGKQENIEDCLKDERCTVYPFGGDLRETDILDKAFEGIDYVFHLAAMWLLHCKDFPRTAFDVNIAGTFNVLEACVKHKVKKLIYSSSASVYGDAVQVPMTEEHPFNNQNFYGATKIAGEAMCTAFNDRYGLKVVGLRYMNVYGPGQDQHAVYSGVVPIMLNKIDANEQPVINGDGSQAYDFIYVEDVARCNIQALLSDTDYGFYNVGTEVQTTIKQLCDTILQLKESNLEVIYKPYSEDDARALVKNRIGSRQKAEQELGFKYKYSLEQGLMKLIEWREATKVTEALSS is encoded by the coding sequence ATGGAACTTAAAGATTCTAGAGTATTAGTAATAGGTGGTGCCGGTTTTATCGGTGGTTTTGTAGTGAGAGAGATATTGAAGCATGATGTAAAAGAGGTAATCATTTATGATAACTTCACGCGTGGTAAGCAGGAGAATATTGAAGATTGTTTAAAGGATGAGCGTTGCACAGTTTACCCATTTGGTGGTGATCTAAGAGAGACAGATATACTTGATAAAGCATTCGAAGGTATAGATTACGTGTTCCACTTAGCAGCCATGTGGTTGTTGCATTGTAAAGATTTTCCTCGTACGGCATTTGATGTAAATATCGCTGGCACTTTTAATGTGCTTGAAGCTTGTGTAAAACATAAAGTGAAGAAGTTGATCTACTCTTCTTCTGCGTCTGTATATGGGGATGCAGTACAAGTACCAATGACTGAAGAGCATCCATTCAATAACCAGAACTTTTACGGAGCTACTAAAATTGCGGGAGAAGCTATGTGTACTGCATTCAACGACCGCTATGGCTTGAAGGTTGTTGGCTTACGCTATATGAATGTTTACGGTCCTGGTCAAGATCAGCATGCCGTTTACAGCGGTGTAGTACCAATAATGTTGAACAAGATCGATGCAAATGAGCAACCTGTTATTAATGGCGATGGCTCTCAAGCATACGACTTTATCTATGTAGAAGATGTAGCGAGATGCAATATACAAGCACTACTTTCTGATACTGATTATGGCTTTTATAATGTAGGTACTGAGGTGCAAACAACTATTAAACAGCTTTGCGATACAATACTTCAACTAAAAGAATCTAACCTTGAAGTTATATACAAGCCATACAGTGAAGATGATGCAAGAGCATTAGTAAAAAACCGTATCGGTTCTCGTCAGAAAGCTGAGCAAGAACTAGGGTTTAAATACAAATATTCTCTAGAACAAGGTTTGATGAAACTAATTGAGTGGCGTGAAGCAACTAAAGTAACTGAAGCTCTTTCTTCTTAA
- a CDS encoding LegC family aminotransferase, with protein MYSNIISFIREAFKTPEEFIPLHAPYFGGNEKKYLIDTIDSTFVSSVGAYVNKFEEIMADLTGAKYAIATTNGTSALHLAMIVAGVEAGDEVITQPLTFVATANAIAHCGAKPVFVDVDKDTMGLSPAALSAFLKENVEVKGGVAVNKTTGKKIAACVPMHTFGFPCRIDEIVEICNQYNIPVVEDAAESLGSYKNDQHTGTFGLLGTFSFNGNKTITCGGGGAIVTNDEALAKKAKHISTTAKVPHPWEFVHDTVGYNYRMPNLNAALACAQLEKLEEILANKRALANEYKAYFKDSDIDFVFEQEGTQANFWLNCVVLNNRADRDAFLEATNSKKVMTRPIWTLMNKLDMYADCQCGSLENSEWLEDRIVNIPSSYRP; from the coding sequence ATGTACAGTAATATAATAAGCTTCATTCGTGAAGCATTTAAAACTCCTGAGGAGTTTATACCGCTACATGCCCCATACTTTGGAGGTAATGAGAAGAAGTATCTTATAGACACTATTGACTCTACCTTTGTTTCTTCTGTAGGTGCTTATGTAAATAAGTTTGAGGAGATAATGGCTGATCTAACAGGTGCGAAATATGCTATTGCAACAACAAATGGTACTAGTGCACTGCATTTGGCCATGATAGTTGCAGGTGTGGAAGCAGGTGATGAAGTTATTACTCAGCCTCTTACTTTTGTTGCTACAGCAAATGCTATTGCTCATTGTGGCGCAAAACCAGTATTTGTAGATGTAGATAAGGATACCATGGGGTTGTCTCCAGCTGCACTTTCAGCATTCCTGAAAGAGAATGTTGAGGTGAAAGGAGGAGTAGCAGTAAACAAAACGACGGGAAAGAAAATAGCAGCATGTGTGCCTATGCATACGTTTGGTTTCCCTTGCAGAATAGATGAAATAGTCGAAATATGTAATCAATATAATATACCTGTAGTAGAAGATGCAGCAGAGTCGTTGGGTAGTTATAAAAATGACCAACATACTGGTACTTTCGGATTACTTGGTACATTTAGCTTCAATGGTAATAAAACAATTACCTGCGGTGGGGGTGGCGCTATTGTAACTAACGATGAGGCACTGGCAAAAAAAGCAAAACATATTTCTACAACCGCTAAAGTACCACACCCTTGGGAGTTTGTACATGATACTGTCGGTTATAACTACAGGATGCCGAATTTAAATGCCGCATTAGCTTGTGCTCAACTAGAGAAGTTAGAGGAAATATTGGCTAATAAAAGAGCATTGGCTAATGAGTATAAGGCCTACTTTAAAGACTCAGATATTGATTTCGTATTTGAGCAAGAAGGAACTCAAGCTAACTTCTGGCTGAATTGTGTAGTGTTAAATAATAGAGCTGACAGAGATGCGTTTCTTGAAGCTACTAATAGCAAAAAGGTAATGACAAGACCTATCTGGACACTAATGAATAAGCTGGATATGTACGCTGATTGTCAGTGTGGTAGTCTGGAAAATTCAGAATGGCTAGAAGATAGAATAGTCAATATACCTAGTAGTTATAGGCCATAA
- a CDS encoding UpxY family transcription antiterminator — MTWYVLYTKPRNEKKMATLLEEAGVEAYCPVREEVKQWSDRKKKVIVPVFTSYIFVRLADYDAQSAEILEMHGAVRFLWWNKKPGVVRDSEIEAIKSFLNEYRDADITIDLIEGQDVTVMEGPLRETEGKVIRVEGGKAVLHLKSIGLNLVAKIPVQSLKINNK; from the coding sequence ATGACTTGGTATGTACTCTATACAAAACCTCGTAATGAAAAAAAGATGGCAACCTTGCTGGAAGAAGCAGGGGTTGAGGCATATTGTCCGGTAAGGGAAGAAGTAAAACAGTGGAGTGATAGGAAGAAAAAAGTAATTGTACCTGTTTTCACTTCGTACATATTCGTTAGACTGGCAGATTATGATGCGCAAAGCGCTGAAATTTTAGAAATGCATGGTGCCGTGCGTTTTTTGTGGTGGAATAAAAAACCAGGCGTAGTAAGAGATAGTGAAATTGAAGCTATAAAAAGCTTCTTAAATGAATATAGAGACGCCGATATAACTATAGACTTGATTGAAGGACAAGACGTCACAGTGATGGAAGGGCCACTAAGAGAAACAGAAGGTAAAGTGATAAGAGTAGAAGGTGGTAAAGCAGTATTACACCTCAAATCTATTGGGCTGAATTTAGTAGCCAAAATTCCAGTACAATCATTAAAAATAAATAACAAATAA
- a CDS encoding winged helix-turn-helix domain-containing protein, with amino-acid sequence MLETLISSKTRIKLLLRLFLNPGTTAYLRGLSEEFNESTNSIRVELNRFEEADMLISENQGNKKIYKANNKHPLFQEINSIVLKYIGVDKIIEQVINRMGKLELVYLTGDYAKGNDSGIIDLIFVGNIDREYLVNLVAKAEKPIHRKVRYLTYTKEEWLAQDDKNTNLLLWSNADV; translated from the coding sequence ATGTTAGAAACACTTATTTCCTCTAAAACAAGAATTAAACTTTTATTGAGATTATTCCTCAATCCAGGCACAACAGCCTATTTGAGAGGCTTGTCTGAAGAGTTTAATGAGAGTACCAATTCTATAAGGGTGGAGCTAAATAGATTTGAGGAAGCTGATATGTTAATCTCTGAGAATCAGGGTAATAAAAAAATATACAAGGCAAATAATAAACACCCGCTCTTCCAAGAAATTAATAGTATCGTACTTAAATATATAGGAGTAGATAAGATAATAGAGCAGGTAATTAATAGAATGGGTAAGCTAGAGTTGGTTTACCTGACGGGTGACTACGCTAAAGGGAATGATAGTGGAATCATAGACCTCATTTTTGTAGGAAATATTGATAGAGAGTATTTGGTGAATTTGGTAGCCAAAGCTGAAAAGCCAATACATAGAAAAGTTCGTTATTTAACTTATACTAAAGAAGAGTGGTTAGCACAAGACGACAAGAATACCAATTTGTTATTGTGGTCAAACGCTGATGTATAG
- a CDS encoding DegT/DnrJ/EryC1/StrS family aminotransferase — METTKRNIPISLPMTGQEEWEALKEPLFSGWITQGPKVKEFEDLFAKRHNVKHALAVTSCTTALHLALVALGVKEGDEVIVPAFTWVSTANAVMYCGATPVFIDVDPVTFNIDTEQLKAKLTDKTKAIIPVHLFGLCADVDKIKEIAPGLKIVEDGACAAGSALDGNPAGSLGDIGCFSFHPRKSVTTGEGGMLTTNDDELADKLNKLRNHGASISEEQRHKGPRPYILPEFDMVGYNFRMTDLQGAVGVVQIKKLDTFIDERSKWAKFYHEQFKDIDWIRTPEYSDRYKHGWQSYVLFIDESKAPKSRNEIMEYLQSEGVSTRPGTHAVHMLGYYANTFGIKPEDYPGAYAANEYSMSIPLHNKMVEEDYQYVANLIKGL, encoded by the coding sequence GTGGAAACAACAAAAAGAAATATACCGATATCATTGCCTATGACTGGGCAAGAGGAATGGGAAGCTTTAAAAGAGCCCCTTTTCAGTGGTTGGATAACTCAAGGACCCAAAGTAAAAGAGTTTGAAGACTTGTTTGCAAAACGTCATAATGTAAAGCATGCACTTGCAGTCACTAGTTGTACTACAGCACTACATTTAGCACTAGTAGCACTGGGCGTAAAAGAAGGTGATGAAGTAATTGTGCCAGCATTCACATGGGTATCTACTGCTAATGCAGTAATGTATTGTGGTGCTACACCTGTTTTCATTGATGTTGATCCTGTTACGTTCAATATAGATACGGAACAGCTAAAAGCTAAGTTGACAGATAAGACCAAAGCTATTATCCCTGTTCACTTGTTTGGATTGTGTGCTGATGTAGACAAGATAAAAGAAATAGCTCCGGGGTTGAAGATTGTAGAAGATGGTGCTTGTGCGGCGGGTTCGGCATTAGATGGTAACCCTGCAGGTAGCTTAGGGGATATTGGTTGTTTTTCTTTTCATCCTCGTAAGTCTGTTACTACTGGTGAAGGTGGTATGTTGACCACAAATGATGATGAGCTGGCTGACAAACTAAATAAGCTTCGTAATCATGGTGCTTCGATATCTGAAGAGCAAAGACATAAAGGACCTCGTCCTTATATATTACCGGAGTTTGATATGGTAGGATATAATTTTAGAATGACTGACCTACAAGGAGCTGTTGGTGTGGTGCAAATAAAGAAACTAGACACATTTATAGACGAGCGTTCAAAATGGGCTAAGTTTTATCACGAGCAATTTAAAGATATCGATTGGATAAGAACGCCTGAATATAGTGATAGATATAAGCACGGCTGGCAATCTTATGTATTGTTTATAGATGAAAGTAAAGCGCCAAAATCTCGTAACGAGATTATGGAATATCTGCAATCGGAAGGTGTGAGCACACGTCCTGGTACACATGCAGTACATATGTTGGGTTACTATGCTAATACTTTTGGTATTAAGCCTGAAGATTATCCTGGTGCATATGCTGCCAATGAATATTCTATGTCTATTCCGTTGCACAACAAAATGGTGGAAGAAGACTATCAATATGTAGCTAACCTTATAAAAGGTCTTTAA